The Halogranum gelatinilyticum genome contains a region encoding:
- a CDS encoding DUF7345 domain-containing protein, whose protein sequence is MPYLRRSAALVAAVLLVTGGLAGPVAAQSSATDTGDASLVVDLRTDGSATVTLVRGFDLTTDAERTAFERVRANESAQATMQARFADRMGSVARTLAAETGRETGVRDAGTTVTVEGDTGIVALSVDWDGLAVVDGDRLVLAEPFADGFAFDGAVSVRAPDGYGLVESTPVPAEESDEVATWPGDGLDGYRAVFAPDGTDRAGTADATTSTTSPGFGVLAGVVALLGLLALASARRR, encoded by the coding sequence ATGCCCTACCTCCGCCGGTCGGCCGCGCTCGTCGCTGCCGTCCTCCTCGTGACGGGCGGACTGGCCGGACCGGTCGCCGCACAGTCGTCGGCGACGGACACCGGCGACGCCAGTCTCGTCGTCGACCTCCGCACCGACGGGTCGGCGACGGTGACGCTGGTTCGCGGCTTCGACCTCACGACCGACGCCGAGCGGACCGCCTTCGAGCGGGTCCGGGCCAACGAGTCCGCGCAGGCGACGATGCAGGCGCGGTTCGCCGACCGGATGGGGTCGGTCGCACGGACGCTCGCTGCCGAGACGGGTCGTGAGACGGGCGTCCGCGACGCCGGGACCACGGTCACCGTCGAGGGCGACACGGGCATCGTCGCGCTCTCGGTGGACTGGGACGGGCTGGCCGTCGTCGACGGCGACCGACTCGTCCTCGCGGAACCGTTCGCGGACGGGTTCGCCTTCGACGGCGCGGTCAGTGTCCGCGCGCCCGACGGCTACGGACTCGTCGAGTCGACACCCGTCCCGGCCGAGGAGTCGGACGAGGTCGCGACGTGGCCGGGCGACGGTCTCGACGGCTACCGTGCCGTCTTCGCCCCCGACGGAACCGATAGAGCCGGAACGGCGGACGCGACGACGAGCACGACCTCTCCCGGCTTCGGCGTCCTCGCTGGCGTGGTCGCCCTCCTCGGTCTCCTCGCACTCGCTTCGGCCCGCCGCCGCTGA
- a CDS encoding NAD-dependent epimerase/dehydratase family protein translates to MQTVLVTGGLGKSGRWLVDGLADDYEVVCADFDHPGFDAQGRKGIEFRALDLTKRGSVFDLVTDVAPDAVVHWGAIPVAGRHPGGDVFENNTLASYNVLAAAGRVDARVVQASSDGAYGFFGASETPVPDELPISEAHALRPEDDYGLSKVAAEEIAKSVARRDGVPVASIRPSWIQYPGAYLCRDEGYTSNLDAGAGNYWSYVDIRDVVNLVQAALEGTRDGTIEGHEAFNCVGPDNALGRSLVELMQEFYGEVPDDCDVDGDQSAYSTAKAAELLGWTPDHSWREAADEKLDEPELTV, encoded by the coding sequence ATGCAAACTGTTCTCGTCACCGGCGGTCTCGGCAAGTCGGGTCGCTGGCTCGTCGACGGACTCGCCGACGACTACGAGGTCGTCTGCGCCGACTTCGACCATCCCGGCTTCGACGCACAGGGTCGGAAGGGCATCGAGTTTCGCGCACTCGACCTCACGAAGCGAGGGTCGGTCTTCGACCTCGTGACCGACGTGGCTCCCGACGCCGTCGTCCACTGGGGTGCGATTCCGGTGGCGGGCCGACATCCCGGCGGCGATGTCTTCGAGAACAACACGCTCGCCAGCTACAACGTCCTCGCCGCGGCGGGCCGTGTCGACGCCCGAGTCGTCCAAGCCTCCAGCGACGGAGCCTACGGCTTCTTCGGCGCGAGCGAGACGCCGGTCCCGGACGAACTCCCCATCTCCGAGGCACACGCGCTCCGCCCGGAGGACGACTACGGTCTCTCGAAGGTTGCCGCCGAGGAAATCGCCAAATCCGTCGCTCGGCGCGACGGCGTTCCCGTCGCCTCTATCCGCCCCTCGTGGATTCAGTATCCCGGCGCGTATCTCTGCCGCGACGAGGGCTACACCTCGAACCTCGATGCCGGCGCGGGCAACTACTGGTCCTACGTCGACATCCGCGACGTAGTGAACCTCGTGCAGGCCGCGCTGGAGGGAACGAGGGATGGAACAATCGAGGGCCACGAGGCGTTCAACTGCGTCGGCCCGGACAACGCGCTCGGTCGTAGCCTGGTCGAGTTGATGCAGGAGTTCTACGGCGAGGTTCCTGACGACTGCGACGTCGACGGCGACCAGTCCGCGTATTCGACGGCGAAGGCTGCGGAACTGCTCGGCTGGACGCCCGACCACTCGTGGCGCGAGGCAGCCGACGAGAAACTCGACGAGCCGGAGCTGACGGTCTGA
- a CDS encoding 60S ribosomal export protein NMD3: MSQSGEFCPRCGDPVEEREEPLPGTPRERDAVLCDACYFEDFDLVDAPERIEVMVCAHCGAVYRGKRWVDVGAKDYTDVAIDEVQAALGVHVKAQEVSWAVEPEQVDQNTIRMHCRFNGIVRDTFLEEEAVVPVHISRQTCKQCGRKAGGYWASLVQVRGTDRTPTPEEDARAVEIAEDIIADREEAGDRNAFITETQETDEGVNIKLSTNQLGQAVSSRITRELGGSVENYPTLVTEDGDGNEVYRVTYAIRLPKFTQGDIIELDDDDGGPVLVTSARGNLKGTRLTTGEHYESRFEEGETPPATKLGTVDDAEETTVVTVEDEHAVQVLDPETFEAKTIARPDFFDPDEPMVNVLKSRAGLHVVPSDAESR, encoded by the coding sequence ATGAGTCAGTCAGGCGAATTCTGTCCGCGTTGTGGGGACCCCGTCGAGGAGCGGGAGGAGCCGCTCCCGGGAACCCCCCGCGAGCGCGACGCCGTCCTCTGTGACGCCTGCTACTTCGAGGACTTCGACCTCGTCGACGCCCCCGAGCGCATCGAGGTCATGGTCTGTGCCCACTGCGGGGCCGTCTACCGCGGCAAGCGGTGGGTCGACGTCGGCGCGAAAGACTACACCGACGTCGCCATCGACGAAGTGCAGGCAGCACTCGGCGTCCACGTCAAAGCCCAAGAGGTGTCGTGGGCCGTCGAACCCGAGCAGGTCGACCAGAACACCATCCGGATGCACTGTCGGTTCAACGGGATCGTCCGCGACACGTTCCTCGAAGAGGAGGCGGTCGTGCCGGTCCACATCTCCCGCCAGACGTGCAAGCAGTGCGGCCGCAAGGCCGGCGGCTACTGGGCCAGTCTCGTGCAAGTGAGAGGGACCGACCGGACGCCGACGCCCGAGGAGGACGCCCGTGCCGTCGAGATCGCCGAGGACATCATCGCCGACCGCGAGGAGGCGGGCGACCGCAACGCGTTCATCACCGAGACCCAGGAGACCGACGAGGGCGTCAACATCAAGCTCTCGACAAACCAGTTAGGACAGGCCGTCTCGAGCCGTATCACGCGCGAACTCGGCGGCAGCGTCGAGAACTACCCGACGCTCGTCACCGAAGACGGCGACGGCAACGAGGTCTACCGCGTCACCTACGCGATTCGGCTGCCGAAGTTCACCCAGGGCGACATCATCGAGTTGGACGACGACGACGGGGGACCGGTCCTCGTCACGAGCGCGCGCGGGAACCTGAAGGGGACGCGGCTGACGACGGGCGAGCACTACGAGTCGCGGTTCGAGGAGGGCGAGACGCCGCCAGCGACGAAGTTGGGGACGGTAGACGACGCCGAGGAGACGACCGTCGTCACCGTCGAGGACGAGCACGCGGTGCAGGTGCTCGACCCCGAGACGTTCGAGGCCAAGACCATCGCCCGGCCGGACTTTTTCGACCCCGACGAGCCGATGGTCAATGTACTGAAAAGTCGGGCAGGGCTACACGTCGTCCCGTCGGACGCGGAGAGCAGGTAA
- a CDS encoding DUF7561 family protein has product MAKQSCDGCGKRVRIAGGIGDLWSFENASSGGIDLELVDGSQHFLCFDCIERLPDDQEITAEDIAAL; this is encoded by the coding sequence ATGGCGAAGCAATCGTGTGACGGCTGTGGCAAGCGGGTCCGTATCGCTGGCGGCATCGGCGACCTCTGGAGCTTCGAGAACGCCTCCAGCGGCGGCATCGACCTCGAACTCGTCGACGGCAGCCAACACTTCCTCTGTTTCGACTGTATCGAGCGGCTGCCCGACGACCAGGAGATTACGGCCGAAGATATCGCCGCGTTGTAA
- a CDS encoding DUF7530 family protein, with protein MSLLRTDYGEAWAYESIVGALPGVDLSEPQAVAFQFVLFETLILLFAWVYGLWDAAIAGTAAVAVAVVGSVAMLRLGAGTRSLALPETYRRVLFGSSIEVVLAVLAFIALVTHLFVFDPQQAAAAGEPTLIQELFGPDPPVVAVYLMLLVLWDLCYRIGTSWWTAVVALWRSYRYRFDGETIGALRRLDATNVGFAFAQMLLLPFVLDEPVLLLAVGGHVVAVTVVSTTALVTLRRG; from the coding sequence ATGAGTCTCTTGCGAACGGACTACGGCGAGGCGTGGGCCTACGAGAGTATCGTGGGCGCGTTGCCCGGCGTCGACCTCTCGGAGCCGCAGGCCGTCGCGTTCCAGTTCGTCCTCTTCGAGACACTGATTCTCCTCTTCGCGTGGGTCTACGGGCTCTGGGACGCCGCAATCGCGGGAACCGCGGCCGTCGCCGTCGCCGTCGTCGGCAGCGTCGCGATGCTCCGGCTCGGGGCGGGGACGCGGTCGCTCGCACTCCCCGAGACCTACCGACGGGTCCTCTTCGGGTCGAGCATCGAGGTGGTGCTCGCCGTGCTGGCGTTCATCGCACTCGTGACACACCTGTTCGTCTTCGACCCCCAGCAGGCCGCCGCGGCGGGTGAGCCGACGCTGATTCAGGAGCTGTTCGGTCCCGACCCGCCGGTCGTGGCGGTCTATCTGATGCTGCTCGTGCTCTGGGACCTCTGTTACCGCATCGGCACCTCGTGGTGGACGGCGGTCGTCGCGCTGTGGCGGTCGTACCGCTACCGGTTCGACGGCGAGACAATCGGCGCGCTCCGGCGGCTGGACGCGACGAACGTCGGCTTCGCGTTCGCCCAGATGTTACTCCTCCCGTTCGTCCTCGACGAGCCGGTGCTGTTGCTTGCGGTCGGTGGACACGTGGTGGCGGTTACCGTCGTCTCGACGACGGCGCTCGTCACACTGCGAAGAGGATAG
- a CDS encoding DUF7096 domain-containing protein, whose protein sequence is MRQRIGVLLVTALLLVGTVVPAAAGAMAVTGDTNGPNAVGGALVAQQSNETAGNETTNDSVDVSTGAQLATVLAVTNDDIQTEVDETAFDVEYEDGDDETRVEAVATRGAALRERAEAIRADYETATAAYENGSITASQYAQRLATLNARAENVVRSYERLEVRSEGLSALELRAAGLNESALRTSVSDLDDLRGVGAAALFERFTGEREGELELRTADGLRIEFESEDGEESREFSRPRDADRNITVSQSAALDTAQDILSTPANGEWTLERASVHPESGYYKFEFVLDSASSEGEAEVRVDGSTGEVFRLEEEIEARDGDDEDDDRDDADNDRDDDDDDRDDRRERLRLLVVDGTVAPGESVTVQVLADGTPVEGATVTLNDRSIGTTDADGTVDVTLPTDGEAEFRAEHGEAEGELEFEFGEDDDDRIVRDLRVDAEQTDGRVTVTVTYQGNGVADATVFADGERVGTTDADGVVSFDATIREDLELEIVKGEFEAELTLVADGDTLRVGEVEVDGDDDSDDDRERDDESDDDRDRDDDDSDDRDEEDRERDDDDDESDDDRDRDDDDSEDDDRDDDDSDSGSDGGR, encoded by the coding sequence ATGAGACAACGAATCGGCGTCCTGCTCGTGACCGCACTGCTCCTCGTGGGGACGGTCGTCCCCGCGGCCGCGGGAGCAATGGCGGTGACGGGCGACACCAACGGCCCGAACGCCGTCGGCGGCGCGCTCGTGGCACAGCAGTCGAACGAGACGGCCGGTAACGAGACGACGAACGACAGCGTCGACGTCTCGACAGGCGCGCAGCTCGCGACCGTCCTCGCAGTGACGAACGACGACATCCAGACGGAGGTCGACGAGACCGCCTTCGACGTCGAATACGAGGACGGCGACGACGAGACTCGCGTCGAAGCCGTCGCGACGCGCGGGGCAGCCCTCCGCGAGCGTGCAGAAGCCATCCGCGCCGACTACGAGACGGCCACGGCTGCGTACGAGAACGGTAGCATCACCGCCTCGCAGTACGCCCAGCGGCTCGCGACGTTGAACGCCCGCGCGGAGAACGTCGTCCGAAGCTACGAGCGGCTCGAAGTCCGCAGTGAGGGCCTCTCGGCACTCGAACTCCGGGCTGCCGGCCTGAACGAGTCGGCCCTCCGGACGTCGGTCTCGGACCTCGACGACCTCCGCGGCGTCGGCGCGGCCGCTCTCTTCGAGCGGTTCACCGGCGAGCGTGAGGGCGAACTCGAACTCCGGACGGCCGACGGCCTCCGCATCGAGTTCGAGAGCGAGGACGGCGAGGAGTCACGCGAGTTCAGCCGCCCGCGTGACGCCGACAGGAACATCACCGTCAGCCAGTCGGCTGCGTTGGACACGGCCCAGGACATCCTCTCGACCCCGGCGAACGGCGAGTGGACGCTGGAGAGAGCCAGCGTCCACCCTGAGAGCGGCTACTACAAGTTCGAGTTCGTTCTCGACTCGGCCAGCTCCGAGGGCGAGGCCGAGGTCCGCGTCGACGGCTCGACGGGTGAGGTGTTCCGCCTCGAAGAGGAGATCGAAGCCCGCGATGGGGACGACGAGGACGATGACCGTGACGATGCAGACAACGACCGCGACGACGACGACGATGACCGCGACGACCGTCGCGAACGCCTCCGCCTGCTCGTCGTCGACGGCACCGTCGCCCCGGGCGAGTCAGTGACCGTACAGGTCCTCGCCGACGGGACGCCCGTCGAGGGCGCGACCGTCACGCTGAACGACCGGAGCATCGGGACGACCGATGCCGACGGCACGGTCGACGTGACCCTCCCCACCGACGGTGAGGCCGAGTTCCGTGCCGAGCACGGCGAGGCCGAGGGTGAACTGGAGTTCGAGTTCGGTGAGGACGACGACGACCGCATCGTCCGCGACCTCCGGGTCGACGCCGAGCAGACCGACGGCCGCGTCACCGTGACCGTGACCTACCAAGGGAACGGCGTTGCGGACGCGACGGTCTTCGCCGACGGCGAACGCGTCGGCACCACCGACGCCGACGGCGTGGTCAGCTTCGACGCGACGATCCGCGAGGACCTCGAACTGGAGATCGTCAAGGGCGAGTTCGAGGCCGAGTTGACCCTCGTCGCCGACGGAGACACGCTCCGCGTCGGCGAGGTCGAAGTGGATGGTGACGACGACTCCGACGACGACCGTGAGCGGGACGACGAGAGCGATGACGACCGCGACCGTGACGACGATGACAGTGACGACCGCGATGAGGAGGATCGTGAGCGCGACGACGACGACGACGAGAGCGATGACGACCGCGACCGCGACGACGATGATAGTGAAGACGACGACCGTGACGATGACGACAGCGACTCAGGGAGCGACGGGGGCCGGTAA
- a CDS encoding helicase C-terminal domain-containing protein has product MNPDRIFEGFPAPSYRGNQEQALRDIRDAFAAGNDVVLVRAPTGSGKSLLARAIAGCARRVDEAEPKEATDAYYTTPQVSQLDDVATDDLLTDLKIIRGKGNYDCILPGEHDTPVNRAPCVREKGFDCTVRHRCPYFSDRAIASSRSIAAMTLAYFMQTAGSDVFRKRDVVVIDEAHGLAEWAEMYATIEVKPRTVPVWDDIGVPDIDAADDSVDRAARFAETLMGVCKRAKDDLIAKPELTPDEAARRDRLQELHGELKWFVEDYRDPTSATTWVVDQEGGEGTPLVIKPLNPEKYLKHTVWDRGNKFALLSATILNKEAFCRQVGLNPANVALVDVDHTFPVENRPLYDVTQGKMTFEHRDETIPKIARLLVRLMAKHPDKKGLVHAHSYGIQEKLATRLAEFGVGERVRIHSREDRDAELDAWKATDEPELFISVKMEEALDLKGDLCRWQVLCKAPYLNTSDSRVARRLEEGQWAWYHRAALRTVIQACGRVVRAPDDYGDTYLADSSLLDLFDRAQPDMPDWFRDQVVRMSKPDLPDFDPDAALGEVSGGHRTGGSSRGRRGRRSTGSSGVKQSSAEQRKNHPLSDVWGDG; this is encoded by the coding sequence GTGAACCCGGACCGTATCTTCGAGGGCTTCCCCGCGCCGAGCTACCGGGGAAACCAGGAGCAAGCGCTCCGTGACATCCGGGACGCCTTCGCCGCCGGCAACGACGTGGTCCTCGTCCGTGCCCCCACCGGGAGCGGCAAATCCCTCCTCGCCCGCGCCATCGCGGGCTGTGCCCGTCGCGTCGACGAGGCCGAACCCAAGGAGGCGACCGACGCCTACTACACCACGCCGCAGGTCTCTCAGCTGGACGACGTCGCCACCGACGACCTCCTGACCGATCTGAAAATCATCCGTGGCAAGGGCAACTACGACTGTATCCTCCCGGGCGAACACGACACGCCCGTCAACCGCGCGCCCTGCGTCCGCGAGAAGGGCTTCGACTGCACCGTCCGCCACCGCTGTCCCTACTTCTCGGACCGCGCCATCGCCTCCTCGCGCTCTATCGCGGCGATGACGCTCGCGTACTTCATGCAGACCGCCGGCTCCGACGTCTTCCGCAAGCGGGACGTCGTCGTCATCGACGAGGCCCACGGTCTCGCCGAGTGGGCGGAGATGTACGCGACCATCGAGGTCAAACCCCGTACTGTCCCCGTTTGGGACGACATCGGCGTGCCGGACATCGACGCCGCGGACGACTCCGTCGACCGTGCGGCACGCTTCGCCGAGACGCTGATGGGCGTCTGTAAGCGCGCCAAGGACGACCTGATCGCCAAGCCCGAGTTGACGCCGGACGAGGCCGCCCGCCGCGACCGGTTACAGGAACTGCACGGTGAGCTCAAGTGGTTCGTCGAGGACTACCGCGACCCGACGAGCGCGACCACGTGGGTCGTCGACCAGGAGGGTGGCGAGGGCACGCCGCTCGTCATCAAGCCGCTGAACCCCGAGAAGTATCTCAAACACACCGTCTGGGACCGCGGCAACAAGTTCGCGCTCCTCTCGGCCACGATTCTGAACAAGGAGGCCTTCTGCCGACAGGTCGGCTTGAACCCCGCGAACGTCGCGCTCGTCGACGTCGACCACACCTTCCCCGTGGAGAACCGACCGCTCTACGACGTGACGCAGGGGAAGATGACCTTCGAGCACCGCGACGAGACGATTCCCAAGATCGCCCGTCTCCTGGTTCGCTTGATGGCGAAACATCCCGACAAGAAGGGGCTGGTCCACGCCCACTCCTACGGGATTCAGGAGAAGCTCGCGACGCGGCTCGCGGAGTTCGGCGTCGGCGAGCGCGTCCGCATCCACAGCCGCGAGGACCGCGACGCGGAACTCGACGCCTGGAAGGCGACCGACGAGCCGGAGCTGTTCATCTCGGTCAAGATGGAGGAGGCCCTCGATTTGAAGGGCGACCTCTGTCGGTGGCAAGTCCTGTGTAAGGCACCCTATCTCAACACCTCCGACTCGCGGGTCGCCCGACGACTGGAGGAAGGCCAGTGGGCGTGGTACCACCGCGCCGCCCTACGGACGGTCATCCAGGCCTGTGGCCGGGTCGTCCGCGCACCCGACGACTACGGCGACACCTACCTCGCGGATTCGAGTCTCCTCGACCTCTTCGACCGCGCACAACCCGATATGCCCGACTGGTTCCGCGACCAAGTAGTGAGAATGTCGAAGCCCGACCTGCCCGACTTCGACCCCGACGCAGCACTCGGTGAAGTGTCCGGCGGCCACCGAACGGGCGGGTCGAGTCGGGGGCGTCGCGGGCGACGCTCGACTGGGTCCTCGGGCGTCAAGCAGTCCAGTGCCGAGCAGCGGAAGAACCATCCGCTCTCGGACGTCTGGGGCGACGGTTAG
- a CDS encoding YkgJ family cysteine cluster protein has translation MDVNCDGCAGCCVDWRPVGPDSLDRERRGQRPPLDDAYNLVPLTRDEVRDFLRAGYGDAMTPRLWEAGEDDESVTVDGHDLVAVDGRPVFFVGLRKPPKPVGPFGLDRTWLDSCVFLDPETLRCRIHGSELYPRTCSDYPGQNLTLDRETECERVEAAYGGERLLDDTPPEDVGLALGPHALGTKLFAYPDAEALAGPVDRLAAGEATATDRARFVAVAVASAPGSLTVDDARVERAREEALAADSWAGQAAAAWEELAGDVGSDASTAEGAAARIEVARGAPEPDG, from the coding sequence ATGGACGTCAACTGCGACGGCTGTGCCGGCTGCTGTGTCGACTGGCGGCCGGTCGGTCCCGACTCGCTCGACCGTGAGCGTCGGGGTCAGCGGCCGCCACTCGACGACGCGTACAACCTCGTCCCCCTCACGCGCGACGAAGTCCGTGACTTCCTCCGGGCGGGCTACGGCGACGCCATGACGCCGCGGCTGTGGGAGGCGGGCGAGGACGACGAGTCCGTCACGGTCGACGGCCACGACCTCGTCGCCGTCGACGGCAGACCCGTGTTCTTCGTCGGCCTTCGCAAGCCGCCGAAGCCGGTCGGCCCGTTCGGTCTCGACCGGACGTGGCTCGACAGCTGTGTCTTTCTCGACCCCGAGACGCTCCGGTGTCGCATCCACGGCTCGGAGCTCTACCCGCGCACCTGTTCCGACTACCCCGGCCAGAACCTCACGCTGGACCGCGAGACGGAGTGCGAGCGGGTCGAAGCGGCCTACGGCGGCGAGCGACTGCTCGACGACACGCCGCCCGAGGACGTCGGACTCGCACTCGGTCCCCACGCGCTGGGGACGAAGCTGTTCGCCTACCCCGACGCCGAAGCACTGGCGGGTCCCGTCGACCGTCTCGCGGCGGGCGAGGCGACAGCGACCGACCGTGCCCGGTTCGTCGCCGTCGCCGTCGCCAGCGCGCCGGGGTCGCTGACGGTCGACGACGCGCGTGTCGAGCGTGCCCGCGAGGAGGCACTCGCCGCGGACTCCTGGGCGGGACAGGCCGCCGCTGCGTGGGAGGAACTCGCGGGCGACGTCGGCTCCGACGCGAGCACCGCAGAGGGCGCAGCGGCCCGTATCGAGGTCGCCCGCGGCGCGCCCGAACCGGACGGATAG
- a CDS encoding helix-turn-helix transcriptional regulator, whose protein sequence is MQLRHSRTAAVVALGVCLSLLVAAVAGPAVALSSGTPTALSPAADSPALAQEQPIADTTVTRIELSENGTARWTVQIRTALDSQERVEEYRAFQSRFRANTSQYLDPFRTRITGTVRTAANETGREMRATDFAASTTIQEVPRRWGIVTYEFTWTNFAVADGEDVTIGDVFGSGFFLAAGDTLELRAPAGYEFTTVDPEADQREPGLVAWVGRTDFAVDHPQATAVATDGADSPAGGDNGSTERPNGLTWLPAVAVGLLLLAVGVGGVVWYRRRASGVGPSAATPSASSAGTTTPAASPPSGDGRDSSDADGTDGTDDADDVGDADDADDTDDVGDADDAADTDDIGDTGDESGTAAGPTGDELLTDSDRVRRLLDGAGGRMKQADVADELDWSASKTSRVVADMADEGLVRKLRLGRENVLELVGESED, encoded by the coding sequence ATGCAGTTACGTCACTCGCGGACCGCCGCCGTGGTCGCCCTCGGTGTGTGCCTCTCGCTCCTCGTGGCAGCCGTGGCTGGGCCTGCGGTGGCCCTCTCATCGGGGACGCCGACTGCCCTCTCTCCCGCTGCCGACTCGCCCGCGCTCGCACAGGAGCAGCCGATCGCGGACACGACCGTCACGCGCATCGAACTGTCCGAGAACGGGACGGCCCGGTGGACGGTCCAGATCCGGACCGCCCTCGACAGCCAAGAACGCGTCGAGGAGTACCGCGCCTTCCAGTCGCGGTTCCGCGCGAACACCAGCCAGTATCTCGACCCCTTCCGCACGCGCATCACGGGGACGGTGAGAACCGCCGCGAACGAGACGGGTCGGGAGATGCGCGCGACGGACTTCGCGGCCTCGACGACGATTCAGGAGGTTCCCCGCCGGTGGGGGATCGTCACCTACGAGTTCACGTGGACGAACTTCGCCGTCGCCGACGGCGAGGATGTGACTATCGGCGACGTCTTCGGCAGCGGTTTCTTCCTCGCAGCGGGCGACACACTGGAGCTTCGTGCACCTGCGGGCTACGAGTTCACGACGGTCGACCCCGAGGCCGACCAGCGAGAACCGGGGCTCGTCGCGTGGGTCGGCCGGACGGATTTCGCGGTCGACCATCCGCAGGCGACCGCCGTCGCCACGGACGGCGCGGATTCGCCAGCCGGGGGCGACAACGGTTCGACAGAGAGACCGAACGGGTTAACTTGGCTCCCCGCAGTCGCCGTCGGCCTGCTGCTCCTCGCGGTCGGTGTCGGTGGCGTCGTCTGGTACCGTCGGCGAGCGTCCGGTGTCGGCCCGTCGGCTGCGACGCCCTCGGCGTCCTCGGCCGGGACCACCACTCCCGCAGCATCACCACCGTCTGGTGACGGTCGTGACAGCAGTGACGCCGACGGTACTGACGGCACTGACGACGCCGACGATGTAGGCGATGCCGACGACGCTGACGACACCGACGATGTAGGCGATGCCGACGACGCTGCCGACACCGACGACATTGGCGACACTGGCGACGAGTCTGGTACTGCAGCCGGTCCGACCGGTGACGAACTCCTGACCGACAGCGACCGGGTGCGACGGCTGCTCGACGGTGCGGGCGGCCGGATGAAGCAGGCCGACGTCGCCGACGAACTGGACTGGTCGGCGTCGAAGACCTCCCGGGTCGTCGCCGACATGGCCGACGAAGGGCTGGTCCGCAAACTCCGACTCGGTCGCGAGAACGTGCTGGAACTCGTCGGGGAGTCCGAGGACTAG
- a CDS encoding DUF7317 family protein, whose amino-acid sequence MHTHALTQALTLYRSGTLTLAQAASRAGRTTEEFTAVLEQYGVDKRPETPSVGVDPDHHVRAD is encoded by the coding sequence ATGCACACCCACGCCCTCACTCAGGCGCTGACGCTCTATCGCAGCGGCACACTCACCCTCGCGCAGGCAGCGTCTCGCGCAGGACGCACGACAGAAGAGTTCACAGCGGTTCTCGAACAGTACGGTGTCGACAAACGTCCCGAGACGCCCTCGGTCGGCGTCGACCCCGACCACCACGTCCGCGCCGACTAA
- a CDS encoding NAD(P)H-binding protein, with protein MRVLVTGATGFVGSRLVPALLDANHEVTVLVRDAGRYTGPAAARVVEGDLLEPGSFDAALDVDAAYYLVHSMQSGGDFEDRDRRAARNFSAAASTAGVDRVVYLGGLGSERDRLSEHLKSRREVEHILADGDYALTTLRAAIIVGKGSAGFEMVRQLAKRLPLMVTPKWVDTECQPIAIDDVVAYLVGVLDVPETAGETYEIGGPDVLTYGEMLQKTGEQMGYRPLIVAVPVLTPRLSAYWVDLVTDVPKGVARPLIEGLRNPVVVNDDRICDLVPVELTPFDVAVSRALGTDRSVAPVAPSAELTRTG; from the coding sequence ATGAGAGTCCTCGTCACGGGCGCGACCGGCTTCGTCGGAAGCCGCCTCGTCCCCGCCTTGCTCGACGCCAACCACGAGGTGACGGTCCTCGTCCGCGACGCGGGCCGGTACACCGGCCCTGCCGCGGCCCGCGTCGTCGAAGGCGACCTCCTCGAACCGGGCAGCTTCGACGCCGCTCTCGACGTCGACGCCGCGTACTATCTCGTCCACTCGATGCAGTCCGGCGGCGACTTCGAGGACCGCGACCGACGGGCCGCACGGAACTTCTCGGCCGCTGCCAGCACGGCCGGAGTCGACCGCGTCGTCTACCTCGGCGGTCTCGGCTCCGAGCGCGACCGGCTGTCCGAACATCTCAAATCCCGGCGGGAGGTCGAACACATTCTCGCGGACGGTGACTACGCGCTGACGACGCTTCGGGCGGCCATCATCGTCGGCAAGGGGAGTGCGGGCTTCGAGATGGTCCGCCAGCTCGCAAAGCGGCTGCCGCTGATGGTGACGCCGAAGTGGGTCGACACCGAGTGCCAGCCCATCGCCATCGACGACGTGGTCGCCTATCTCGTCGGCGTCCTCGACGTCCCCGAGACGGCGGGCGAAACGTACGAGATCGGTGGCCCGGACGTGCTGACCTACGGCGAGATGCTCCAGAAGACGGGCGAACAGATGGGCTACCGACCGCTCATCGTCGCGGTTCCGGTGTTGACGCCGCGGCTCTCGGCGTACTGGGTCGACCTCGTCACCGACGTGCCGAAGGGCGTCGCGCGGCCGCTCATCGAGGGACTCAGAAACCCCGTCGTCGTCAACGACGACCGTATCTGCGACCTCGTACCGGTCGAACTGACGCCGTTCGACGTGGCCGTGAGCCGCGCGCTCGGAACCGACCGCTCGGTCGCACCGGTCGCGCCGTCGGCCGAACTCACGCGGACCGGTTAA